A single window of Crassostrea angulata isolate pt1a10 chromosome 8, ASM2561291v2, whole genome shotgun sequence DNA harbors:
- the LOC128157652 gene encoding E3 ubiquitin-protein ligase Midline-1-like, with translation MDPHSSAQDVHRCDLCETAIVHSYCDFCHVNLCKPCILDHILDEYDKHKIVPFKERRSTLVYPKCRTHPHKICDLLCKNCNNVFVCSSCTASEQHREHVFVDVTEVYKKKKNNIEKDTEELENLISPKYIEIAMDLENQLANLDGGYEKLTTTMSKQGEQWHREIDIVINKMKTEISEIKVKHKDIIQKHLDEIKQIQSLIKQTLLALNEIEKSTAVAPTIEYISKITEFSKLPPKVQVKLPTYIPKPIDREKLYSLFGHITPLSTATEENVLSLNQPNTSVRELLDEPELVATIQTGYKGLLGVTCLDEDSVWTYGLTNKIQCFNINGSFLQTLRTRSGARPNDIVVNSDGDLLYSDWRSRTVNKVKNGQTEELITLQGWTPYNLCVTSTGDLLVTMYSDDETQSNVVRYSGSTVKQTIQFDDKGKPLYSGNTRLKYITENRNHDICVADNSAGAVVVVNQDGKLRWRYIGHPPVTKNQTFAPRGIATDSQSCILTANGLNHCIHLLDHNGQFLRYIDNCDLKDPYGLCVDNNDNLFVSECDKGNVKKIKFLRKTPNW, from the coding sequence ATGGATCCTCATTCTAGTGCCCAGGATGTGCAccgatgtgacctttgtgagaccgccatagtacacagctactgtgacttttgtcatgtCAACCTATGTAAACCTTGTATATTAGATCATATATTAGATGAATacgacaaacataaaatagttcCATTCAAGGAACGAAGATCAACCCTCGTTTATCCAAAATGTAGGACGCATCCACACAAAATTTGCGATTTGCTGTGCAAGAATTGCAATAACGTATTTGTTTGTTCTTCTTGTACTGCCAGTGAACAACACAGGGAACATGTATTTGTAGATGTTACTGAGGTttacaagaaaaagaaaaacaatatcgAAAAAGACACAGAGGAATTAGAAAATCTTATTTCTCctaaatatatagaaattgcAATGGACTTGGAAAATCAGCTTGCCAACCTGGATGGAGGATATGAGAAACTTACAACAACAATGTCCAAACAAGGAGAgcaatggcacagagaaatcgacatcgttatcaacaaaatgaaaactgaaatcagCGAGATAAAAGTGAAACACAAAGACATTATACAGAAACACTTGgatgaaatcaaacagatacagtctctgataaaacaaacattacTTGCCTTAAACGAAATCGAGAAATCTACTGCAGTAGCTCCTACCATTGAATACATCTCCAAGATCACAGAGTTTAGCAAACTTCCACCAAAGGTTCAAGTAAAACTCCCAACATACATTCCAAAACCGATAGACCGTGAGAAGCTGTATAGTTTGTTTGGACACATTACCCCATTATCTACTGCTACAGAAGAAAATGTCTTGTCACTAAACCAACCAAATACTTCAGTCAGAGAACTACTGGATGAACCAGAGCTTGTTGCCACAATACAGACTGGGTATAAAGGACTACTCGGTGTTACCTGTCTAGACGAAGACAGTGTATGGACGTATGGATTGACCAATAAAATCCAATGCTTTAACATTAATGGTTCATTTCTCCAAACACTCCGGACAAGATCAGGAGCAAGGCCCAATGACATAGTTGTAAACAGTGATGGGGATTTACTGTACTCTGACTGGAGATCTAGGACAGTGAATAAAGTAAAGAATGGACAGACAGAAGAGTTGATCACATTACAGGGTTGGACACCTTATAATCTGTGTGTCACCTCTACTGGTGATCTCCTGGTTACCATGTACAGTGATGATGAAACTCAATCCAACGTAGTCCGTTACTCGGGATCTACAGTGAAACAAACCATTCAATTTGATGATAAAGGTAAACCTCTGTACTCAGGGAATACCAGGCTTAAATACATCACAgagaacagaaaccatgacatctGTGTCGCTGATAATAGTGCTGGTGCAGTAGTGGTAGTTAATCAGGACGGGAAACTCAGATGGAGATACATTGGTCATCCCCCAGTTACCAAGAACCAAACATTTGCACCCCGGGGTATTGCAACAGACAGTCAGAGTTGTATCCTAACAGCAAACGGTTTAAACCACTGTATCCACCTTCTGGATCATAATGGACAGTTTCTccgttacattgataactgtgatctGAAAGATCCTtatggtttatgtgtggacaataATGACAATCTGTTTGTGTCAGAATGTGATAAAggcaatgtaaagaaaataaaatttttaagaaagacACCAAATTGGTGA
- the LOC128157655 gene encoding uncharacterized protein LOC128157655, protein MKDDNLMESSNGEKHISIKDQTNKSVGIVADGSVDASLQTTPKSKSKTSDEQNEAGKSENPDKGDSLHIYETPVKEYDVDFHLVAGTKWSGGCLHIEDPPSLKHFYLE, encoded by the exons ATGAAAGATGACAATCTGATGGAGAGTTCTAATGGAGAAAAACACATCTCCATTAAAGATCAGACAAACAAAAGTGTTGGTATTGTTGCTGATGGGTCTGTTGATGCATCATTGCAGACAACGCCAAAGTCAAAATCAAAGACTTCTGATGAACAAAATGAGGCTGGAAAATCTGAAAATCCAGATAAAG GTGACAGTCTCCATATATATGAGACACCAGTGAAGGAGTATGATGTGGATTTCCATCTTGTGGCCGGCACTAAGTGGAGCGGTGGGTGTCTCCACATCGAGGACCCGCCATCTCTCAAGCATTTCTACCTAGAGTGA
- the LOC128157653 gene encoding uncharacterized protein LOC128157653: protein MDPRSSAQDVHRCDLCETAIVHSYCDFCHVNLCKPCILDHILDEYDKHKIVPFQERRSTLVYSKCRTHPQKNCDLLCKNCNNLFVCSSCTASEQHRGHIFVDVTEVYKTKKNNIEKDTEELENLISPKYKEIAIDLENQLANLDGGYEKLTTTMSKQGEQWHREIDIVINKMKTEISEIKVKHKDILQKHLDEIKQIQSLIKQTLLALNEIDKSTAVAPTIEYNSNIREFSKLPPKLQVKLPTYIPKPIDREKLYSLFGQITPLSTAKEESVSLMNQPNTSVRELLDEPELVATIQTGCEKLLGVTCLDEDGVWTDECTNKIKCFNIKGSLLQTIGTKSGQYPNDIVVNSDGDLLYSEWKTRTVNKVKNGQIEELIILQGWIPCNLCVTSTGDLLVTMYSNNGTQSKVVRYLGSTEKQTIQFDDEGKPLYSGNSNIKYITENRNHEICVADFRARAVVVVNQDGKLRWRYSGHPSVTKNKPFKPCGITTDSHSRILTADRDNHCIHILDHNGQLLRYIDNCDLNNPYGLCVDNNENLFVSEYKKGNVKKIKFLRKTPNW, encoded by the coding sequence ATGGACCCTCGCTCAAGTGCCCAGGATGTGCATcgatgtgacctttgtgagaccgccatagtacacagctactgtgacttttgtcatgtCAACCTCTGCAAGCCCTGTATACTAGATCACATCTTAGATgaatatgacaaacataaaattgtccCTTTCCAGGAACGAAGATCAACCCTCGTTTATTCAAAATGTAGGACACATCCACAAAAAAATTGCGATTTGCTGTGCAAGAATTGCAACAACCTATTTGTTTGTTCCTCTTGTACTGCTTCTGAACAACACAGGGGACATATATTTGTAGATGTTACTGAGGTTTACAAgacaaagaaaaacaatatcGAAAAAGACACAGAGGAATTAGAGAATCTTATTTCTcctaaatataaagaaattgcAATAGACTTGGAAAATCAGCTTGCCAACCTGGATGGAGGATATGAGAAACTTACAACAACAATGTCCAAACAAGGAGAgcaatggcacagagaaatcgacatcgttatcaacaaaatgaaaactgaaatcagCGAGATAAAAGTGAAACACAAAGACATTTTACAGAAACACTTGgatgaaatcaaacagatacagtctctgataaaacaaacattacTTGCCTTAAACGAAATCGATAAATCTACTGCAGTAGCTCCTACCATTGAATACAACTCAAATATCAGAGAATTTAGCAAACTTCCACCCAAGCTTCAAGTAAAACTGCCAACATACATTCCAAAACCGATAGACCGTGAGAAGCTGTATAGTTTGTTTGGACAGATCACCCCATTATCTACTGCTAAAGAAGAAAGTGTCTCGTTAATGAACCAACCCAACACTTCAGTCAGAGAACTACTGGATGAACCGGAGCTAGTTGCCACAATACAGACTGGGTGTGAAAAACTTCTCGGTGTTACCTGTCTAGATGAAGACGGTGTATGGACTGATGAATGCaccaataaaatcaaatgcTTTAACATTAAAGGTTCACTTCTCCAAACAATCGGGACAAAATCAGGACAATATCCCAATGACATAGTTGTAAACAGTGATGGGGATCTACTATACTCCGAATGGAAAACTAGGACAGTGAATAAAGTAAAGAATGGACAGATAGAAGAGTTGATCATATTACAGGGATGGATTCCTTGTAATCTGTGTGTCACCTCTACTGGTGATCTCCTGGTTACTATGTACAGTAATAATGGAACTCAATCCAAAGTTGTCCGGTATTTGGGTTCtacagagaaacaaacaattcaatttgatgatGAAGGTAAACCTCTGTACTCAGGGAATAGTAACATTAAATACATCACAGAGAACAGAAACCATGAAATCTGTGTAGCTGATTTCAGGGCCAGGGCAGTAGTGGTGGTTAATCAGGACGGGAAACTCAGATGGAGATACTCCGGTCATCCCTCAGTTACCAAGAACAAACCATTTAAACCCTGTGGTATAACAACAGACAGTCATAGTCGTATCCTGACAGCCGATAGAGACAACCATTGTATCCACATTCTGGATCACAATGGACAGTTACTccgttacattgataactgtgatctAAACAATCCTtatggtttatgtgtggacaataATGAAAATCTGTTTGTGTCAGAATATAAAAAAggcaatgtaaagaaaataaaatttctaagAAAGACACCAAATTGGTGA